A stretch of Antennarius striatus isolate MH-2024 chromosome 6, ASM4005453v1, whole genome shotgun sequence DNA encodes these proteins:
- the cux1b gene encoding cut-like homeobox 1b, with product MTEYDPGILNNLPLLPAGRYADLQVEFSSAVKTSAEQKALILKLEHDLSTIQALSSLPRPEADGSEISDMGSIPEPVKEASAMFTGSGVNPGAELPQGQMDSLLSIISSQRERFRSRNQELEAENRSVQQTMQALQSELDSLRADNIKLYEKIKFLQSYPGRAEGSDDTVMRYSSQYEERLDPFASFSRKERQRRYLSLSPWDKATLGLGRVILSNKLARTVAFFYTLFLHCLVFLVLYKTAWSESIGRDCTAFCAKKYADHLHRFHEDQNL from the exons ATGACAGAGTACGATCCCGGCATCCTG AATAATCTTCCTCTGCTCCCGGCAGGTCGCTACGCGGACCTGCAGGTGGAGTTTTCCTCGGCGGTGAAGACCAGCGCCGAGCAGAAAGCCCTCATCCTGAAGCTGGAGCATGACCTGAGCACCATTCAGGCCCTGTCCTCCCTGCCGCGCCCCGAAGCGGACGGATCGGAGATCAGCGACATGGGGAGCATCCCGGAGCCGGTCAAAGAGGCCAGCGCCATGTTCACCG GTTCTGGCGTGAACCCCGGTGCAGAGCTCCCCCAGGGGCAGATGGACTCTCTGCTCTCTATCATCTCCAGCCAAAGGGAGAGGTTTCGCTCCCGCAATCAGGAACTGGAAGCT GAGAATCGCTCCGTGCAGCAGACCATGCAGGCCCTGCAGAGCGAGCTGGACAGCCTGAGGGCAGACAACATCAAACTCTACGAGAAAATCAAGTTCCTGCAGAGCTACCCTGGcaga GCTGAAGGGAGTGATGACACTGTGATGCGCTACTCGTCTCAGTACGAGGAGAGACTGGACCCGTTTGCTTCTTTCAGCAGGAAG GAGCGCCAACGCCGATACCTGAGCCTCAGCCCCTGGGATAAAGCAACTCTGGGTctg GGTCGTGTGATTCTCTCCAACAAGCTGGCCCGGACCGTTGCTTTCTTCTACACCCTGTTCCTCCATTGTCTGGTCTTCCTG gtgttgtacAAGACCGCGTGGAGCGAGAGCATCGGCAGAGACTGCACCGCTTTCTGTGCTAAAAA GTACGCTGACCACCTCCACCGCTTCCATGAGGACCAAAACCTTTAA